One window of the Triticum dicoccoides isolate Atlit2015 ecotype Zavitan chromosome 3B, WEW_v2.0, whole genome shotgun sequence genome contains the following:
- the LOC119275357 gene encoding MADS-box transcription factor 3-like isoform X2, whose translation MMSMMADLSCGASGVTANDHQLAAPAPEDSAVAGSEKMGRGRIEIKRIENTTNRQVTFCKRRNGLLKKAYELSVLCDAEVALIVFSSRGRLYEYSNNSVKATIERYKKANSDTSNSGTVAEVNAQYYQQESSKLRQQISSLQNSNRSLVRDSVSTMTLRDLKQLEGRLEKGIAKIRARKNELMYAEVEYMQKREMELHNDNIYLRSKVSENERGQQPMNMMASGSTSSEYDHMVPPYDSRNFLQANILQQQQQQQQQQHYSQQLQPTALQLGQQYFN comes from the exons ATGATGAGCATGATG GCCGATTTGAGCTGCGGAGCTTCCGGTGTGACCGCGAATGATCATCAGCTGGCCGCTCCGGCTCCGGAGGACTCGGCGGTGGCGGGGAGCGAGAAGATGGGGAGGGGCCGGATCGAGATCAAGCGCATCGAGAACACCACCAACCGGCAGGTCACCTTCTGCAAGCGCCGCAACGGCCTCCTGAAGAAGGCGTACGAGCTCTCGGTGCTCTGCGACGCCGAGGTGGCCCTCATCGTCTTCTCCAGCCGCGGCCGCCTCTACGAGTACTCCAACAACAG TGTGAAAGCCACCATTGAGAGGTACAAAAAGGCCAACAGTGACACATCCAACTCTGGCACGGTTGCAGAAGTCAATGCCCAG TACTACCAGCAGGAGTCCTCCAAGCTGCGCCAGCAGATCAGTAGCTTGCAAAACTCAAACAG GTCACTGGTGAGGGATTCTGTCAGCACCATGACCCTGAGGGATCTTAAGCAGCTAGAAGGGAGGCTGGAGAAAGGCATAGCCAAGATAAGAGCTAGAAAG AATGAGCTGATGTATGCTGAAGTTGAGTATATGCAGAAGAGG GAAATGGAGCTACATAACGATAACATTTACCTGAGGAGCAAG GTGTCTGAGAATGAGAGGGGTCAGCAGCCGATGAACATGATGGCGTCGGGATCGACGAGCAGCGAATACGATCACATGGTCCCGCCGTATGATTCCAGAAACTTCCTGCAGGCGAACatcctgcagcagcagcagcagcagcagcagcagcagcattacTCCCAACAGCTGCAGCCAACTGCCCTTCAGCTCGG CCAGCAGTACTTCAACTAG
- the LOC119275357 gene encoding MADS-box transcription factor 3-like isoform X1: MMSMMADLSCGASGVTANDHQLAAPAPEDSAVAGSEKMGRGRIEIKRIENTTNRQVTFCKRRNGLLKKAYELSVLCDAEVALIVFSSRGRLYEYSNNSVKATIERYKKANSDTSNSGTVAEVNAQYYQQESSKLRQQISSLQNSNSRSLVRDSVSTMTLRDLKQLEGRLEKGIAKIRARKNELMYAEVEYMQKREMELHNDNIYLRSKVSENERGQQPMNMMASGSTSSEYDHMVPPYDSRNFLQANILQQQQQQQQQQHYSQQLQPTALQLGQQYFN; this comes from the exons ATGATGAGCATGATG GCCGATTTGAGCTGCGGAGCTTCCGGTGTGACCGCGAATGATCATCAGCTGGCCGCTCCGGCTCCGGAGGACTCGGCGGTGGCGGGGAGCGAGAAGATGGGGAGGGGCCGGATCGAGATCAAGCGCATCGAGAACACCACCAACCGGCAGGTCACCTTCTGCAAGCGCCGCAACGGCCTCCTGAAGAAGGCGTACGAGCTCTCGGTGCTCTGCGACGCCGAGGTGGCCCTCATCGTCTTCTCCAGCCGCGGCCGCCTCTACGAGTACTCCAACAACAG TGTGAAAGCCACCATTGAGAGGTACAAAAAGGCCAACAGTGACACATCCAACTCTGGCACGGTTGCAGAAGTCAATGCCCAG TACTACCAGCAGGAGTCCTCCAAGCTGCGCCAGCAGATCAGTAGCTTGCAAAACTCAAACAG TAGGTCACTGGTGAGGGATTCTGTCAGCACCATGACCCTGAGGGATCTTAAGCAGCTAGAAGGGAGGCTGGAGAAAGGCATAGCCAAGATAAGAGCTAGAAAG AATGAGCTGATGTATGCTGAAGTTGAGTATATGCAGAAGAGG GAAATGGAGCTACATAACGATAACATTTACCTGAGGAGCAAG GTGTCTGAGAATGAGAGGGGTCAGCAGCCGATGAACATGATGGCGTCGGGATCGACGAGCAGCGAATACGATCACATGGTCCCGCCGTATGATTCCAGAAACTTCCTGCAGGCGAACatcctgcagcagcagcagcagcagcagcagcagcagcattacTCCCAACAGCTGCAGCCAACTGCCCTTCAGCTCGG CCAGCAGTACTTCAACTAG